The nucleotide window ATTATCGCCGTGCTAATTTCCTTATTCATTTTCAACGCCTATATTACGAGAGTTATTCTAAAAGGAATTCGTCATCTGCAAACAGCCGTACATAAAGTAGCGAGTGGCGACCTATCTTACCGTAGCACCTATAATGGTAGAGATGAACTGGGCGACATTACTAACGACTTGAACGAAATGAGCGAAAATCTACGCCTAATGATTGAAGACGTTAAAAAAGCGTCCACAGATGTGAAATCTTCGAGCGATAACGTGATTATTAGCTCTGAAATTATTTCCGCGATGACAACCGAAATGGACATCGAAATGAAAATGATGGGCGAACAAATTCAAACGCAAATCGGCAGCATGAAAGAAAGCACTGATGCGATGGATCAAATGACAGGCGGCGTTCAAAACGTGGCTGAATATGCCCTTAAAGTATCTGACTTAACAAAAGACTCCGCAGAAAAAACTAACGACGGAATTGCCGTTATTAATAACTTAGTGTCACAAATGGACCGTATTAGCGGTGTTATGCGTTCAAGCACAGACGTTGTTTCCCAACTAGTTAACCGCGTTGGCGAAGTCGAAAAAGCGCTAGATACTGTCACAAATATCGCTGACCAAACAAATTTACTGGCTCTAAACGCAGCAATCGAATCTGCGCGCGCCGGCGAACATGGCCGTGGTTTCGCAGTCGTAGCCGAAGAAGTCCGCAAGCTAGCAGAACAATCGCGTCTTGCTGTTGTAGATATTAATACCGTCCTGAAAAAAATCCAAACAGAATCAAAAACAACCATCGAAGTAATGAACACAGGTCTTTCCGAATCCGAAGCAGGCCAAAAAATAATTTCCGAAACAGAAGCAACTTTCACAGATTTACTCAACCGTGTTAATGATATTTCCGCCCAAATGCAAAACGTTTCCCAAGAAACAGAAGAAATGGCTGCCGGAATAGAAGAAGTCAACACATCAATTAGCGATGTAACAGAAATTTCCAACCAAATCGGTGAAAAATCCACTGCCGCACTTGAATTCGCGGAAGTAAACAAAATGAAAGTGGACGAGCTAGTCGTTATCTCCGAAGAAATGCAAAAAATTTCCGGTTCATTAGAAGGGTATATCGCCAACTTCAATACCGAAGTAAGCGAAGAAGCGGTCGAAGTAGCAGAAGAGCCAGACACAGAAACAAAAGAAAATGGAGAGCCAATCCTAGCCGAAAATGTCTAGGTAGCATCTACCATGCGAATTTGGATAAAATCACTGCTTGTTATTACAGCGTGTATATTTAGTTTGACCCTTCTAAATACGAAATATACCTTTTATTCACCAAACGTCAAACTCGAAAGCGCGAAAGTAGTTTACAAACTAGACAACGAACCTTTTAATGTAAGATTAGATGTGCCCTTAGTGAATCAAATGGATGCGCCGTCCCTTTTTAACGGCTGTGAAGTGACTAGTCTAGCGATGCTCTTACAGTTTGCTGGGAAAAACGTAACTAAAAACGAGCTAGCAAGTAATCTCCCATCCACGCCAATCGAACAAAACGGCTTACATGGTAACCCAGATAAAGCGTTCGTTGGGAGCATTAACGGCGATAGTCCTGGCCTTGGAGTGAATCATGCTCCAATTGCCAAACTAGCAGCTAAATACGTTAACGAAGCGCACGTACATGATATTAGCGGCAACAGTATTCACGATATTATCACCGTACTAAGCACCGGCGCTCCAGTTTGGATTATCACAACGACCGATTACCATGCTCCAAAAAACTGGCAAACCGTGCAAACTAAAGAAGGCACAAAAAAAATCACGTATTCGATGCACAGTGTCGTGATTACCGGGTTTGATAAAAATAATTTTTACATTAACGATCCATACGGACATAAAAATCGCGCCGTAAAAAGAAGTGTCTTAGAAGAAGGCTGGTCCGCAATGGGAAAACAAGCCATTTACCTAAGCCGCCCATAAAAAAACGTTGGAAAGCATACAACATGCTCTCCAACGTTTTTTTAAATTCTTTTCTTAATAAATAGTACTACAGCAAATACTACAAGAAGTACTCCAATAACAACCGGCCAAACCGAAAATGCGTCTCCAGTAGAGGGAAGAAGTGAAGCATTACTTGTATTTTCAAATGCCTGAGCCGTACTCATGCGGAAATAAATCAAGCCAAGTGAAATCATAACAGCAATACCAGCAACTATTTTTTTGGAAAAAACCATTCAGCTCGCTCCTTTTCATATCATATCTATATTATTAGGCATTTGCTATTTTTTGTCAATGTATAGACCAATTTTAATCAAACGGCTTTATATAATGCTTGACCTAGTATACATATTATTGTAAAATGAATTTGTTTCCTTGAAAAGTAACGAAGGAGGATCGTACAACTAAATAGAAGCGCCAGAACTGATTGGAACGAAAATGCTTGAAGGTGAAATTCCTGAAAAGTAACGAATCAGTTGACGAGGAGGAGATTAATCGAAATTTCGGCGGGAGTCTCCCGGCTGTGCATGCAGTCGTTAAGTCTTACTTACAAATCATTTGGGCGACCAAGTGGACAGAGTAGTAATGAAACATGCTTTTTACCCCTCCAAGGAAACCAAAAAATGTAGAGGGCTTGAAATTGGACAAGTCTGCCCTCAAGTTAATTATTGGAGGAATTTATTATGTGTGGAATCGTAGGATATATTGGAACAAACAATGCAAAAGGCATTTTATTAGAAGGACTTGAAAAATTAGAATACCGTGGTTATGATTCAGCTGGAATCGCCCTACAAAACAAAGAACTAGTAACCGTTGTAAAAGAAAAAGGACGGATTGCTGATCTTGCAAGCCTAGTGCCAAGCGACGCATTCGGTACTACTGGAATCGGCCATACACGCTGGGCAACTCACGGCAAACCAAATCACGAAAACGCCCACCCGCACCAAAGCAAATCTGGTCGTTTTACTATCGTTCATAACGGAGTAATTGAAAACTATACCCTTTTAAAAGAAGAATATTTAAAAGATCATTCCTTTATTAGTGATACAGATACAGAAGTAATCGTGCAGCTTATTGAACTTTTCGCAGCAGAACTTTCTACAAAAGAAGCATTCAAAAAAGCATTATCGTTACTTCATGGTTCTTACGCAATCTGCTTAATCGACCAAACCGATACAGAAACACTTTACGCAGCAAAAAACAAAAGCCCATTACTAATCGGGAAAGGCGAGAACTTCAACGTAATCGCAAGTGACGCAATGGCTGTTCTGAAAGAAACGGACGAATTCGTGGAAATTATGGACAAAGAAATCGTTATCGTAACAAAAGACGGCTTCACTTTAGAAACATTAGAAGGCGAAGAAATCACACGCGCTAGCTACAAAGCAGAACTAGACGCATCTGATATCGAAAAAGGTACTTACCCGCACTATATGTTAAAAGAAATTGACGAACAACCAGCTGTAACACGTAAAATCATCCAAGCATACCAAAACGAAGCTGGCGAAATCAACGTCGACAAAACAATCATTGACGAAATCCTATCTTCTGACCGCATTCACATCGTTGCTTGCGGAACGAGTTATCATGCCGGCTTAGTCGGAAAAAACTTAATCGAAAAAATGGCGAAAATCCCTGTAGAAGTTCATGTTTCCAGTGAATTTGGTTATAACTTGCCGTTAATGTCTAAAAAACCGCTATTCATTTTTATCACTCAAAGTGGTGAAACGGCCGATAGCCGCCAATGTCTTGTGAAAGTGAAAGAACTTGGTTACCGCACTTTAACATTAACAAACGTACCAGGCTCGACACTTGACCGTGAAGCGGATCATTCGATGTATTTATTCGCGGGACCAGAAATTGCCGTTGCATCAACAAAAGCCTACACAGCGCAGATTTCCGTTTTGGCAGTACTTGCTGTTTCGCTTGGTCGTGAACTTGGCGATGCCGAAGCACTTAAAATTAATTTAGCTGCTGAATTAGGTATTGTGGCAACTGCAATGGAAGCAATGGTTTCTAGCAAAGAAGTTATCGAGCATATCGCCGGTGAGTTTTTAGCAACGTCGCGCAATGCTTTCTTCCTAGGTAGAAATATCGATTACTTCGTGGCAATGGAAGCCGCTCTTAAACTAAAAGAAATTTCTTATATCCAAGCAGAAGGTTTTGCCAGTGGAGAATTAAAACACGGAACGATCGCGTTAATTGAAGACGGTACACCAGTTTTAACCCTTATCACGCAAGAATCAATCAATTGGAATATCCGCGGCAATGTCAACGAAGTATTAGCACGTGGAGCAAAAACATGTGTGTTTGCAATGGAAAACGTCGCTCAACCAGGTGACCGTTTCGTCATTCCGCAAGTACATCCGTTATTAACTCCACTAGCAAGTGTTATCCCGTGCCAACTACTAGCTTATTACGCAGCACTTCACCGTGACTGTGACGTCGATAAACCAAGAAACTTAGCAAAAAGTGTAACAGTAGAATAAATTTCTTAAAGACCTTTTCGAAATTAGAAAAGGTCTTTTTTTACGCAATCAATAAATTTGCACGCGCCCCTTGTTATGCTTTAAACTTAAAGAGGAATGGGGGAAATCAGCCAATGGAAGTATCACACGTAACGCTCGAACCAAATAAAGATAGCCGTCCCGCAGTTTTAACAATCGGTAAATTTGACGGAGTACATCTCGGTCATCAAACCATTTTAAATACAGCTTTATCCATCAAAAAGGAAAACGAAATACTAACGGCCATCAGTTTCAGCCCGCATCCACTTTGGGCTTTAAAACAAATCGAAATATATCGCGAAATGCTCACACCAAGAATGGAAAAAGAACGCTGGCTCGCACATTACGGCGTAGACCATTTAATCGAAACAGCTTTCACGCCAAGGTATGCTGAAACGACGCCAGAAGAATTTGTCACTGATCATTTGACCAACCTACATTTATCGCATATCGTCGTTGGCTCCGAATTCAATTTCGGCAAAGGGCGTGATTCGGATGTAGATTTACTCCGGGACCTTTGCGAGCCCTATGGCATTGGTGTCACATCTGTCCCAGTAATTGAAACAAACCAAACAAAAATCAGTTCTACCAACATCCGAGCCTTTATTCGGCGCGGCCATTTCATAGAGGCAGAACAACTCCTCGGACATCCGTGGTACATTACCGGCATAGTTGAAAACGGCGAAATGATAGGCTTAGATGATTACGTTCTCCCGGCAACTGGCACCTATCAAACCGATGCAGGACACGTAAAAGTAACCAACAACCGTACTATCCAAGTCGATTTACCAGATGGATTGCAACAATTACATATGAAAAATGAACTTTCCTAGTAATTAGGGAAGTTTTTCTTTACATTTTATAAAATTAGTAATATACTAATTTAGTAAATTAATAAAATTTAAAAGGAGAAATCTCATGAAGATTCCAACTACCTTAAAACATAAACCAGTAATTGTTGTCGAAAATTACGAAGAAGTAGACGGCAAAAATGCTTATCACTCTGATGCAAAAGGACTTTCACTCGGACTTGCGCAGTGGAATGACCGCGGTAAAGTAGATATTTCAGCCAAAGTTTGGCGTCATACTGGTGATAAATGGTCGCGTCAATCCGAAGAACTGCCTTTACATCGCGTACTTGATTTAGCTATTTTAATCGCACGAACCAAAGTCCATTTTAAAGATGCTTACCGTTTACCTCATTTTTATGATAAAGAAAATCCCACGCTTGATCGTATTGGTTTGCAAGGAGATGCGCTGACTATCGCGGTTTGCGAAGATAATGAATATATCGATGAAGACATCCAATTATTCGAACAAGCTTTAAAAAACGACGACGAACTTCTCAGTGAACGCCTCAAAACACTCAGCAAACTTTTACAAGAAGCAGGTTATTAAGGACGTGAAATAAGTGAATAAAGACAATCGAAAAGAACTCATTCGCGCATACAAAGAAAAAGCTCCAGATGCCGGCGTATATCGTTTCATCAGCAAAGAAAGCGGCAAATACCTGATTGATAACACGATGGATTTAAAAGGCATAGCGAACAAATTAGCATTCGGAGTGAAAATCGGCGCTGGAAACATGCTTCCACCAGAAATGGCGAAAGAAGCAAAACAATACGGAATCGAGACCATCACCTTTGAAATTCTCGAAAAAGTAGATATTAAACCCGAAATGACAAAGGACGATATCAAAGAAGAAAACGATGTGCTACTAAGTTTATGGCTAGAACGAGAAGACCTTTAAGTGATAAAGGTCTTTTTTTTATGAATTAAAATTGTATATTAAAAAGTTTATTTAGATAAAAAGTCACGAAATGTCTATATTTTCCCGATAAAATTAATGTTATAATATTAATTGACTATAAAAAAGGGAGGGTTTTAAACATGAATCCAAGAAAATCAGAATTTGTTTTAAGTTTAATCGCTGGAATTACAGGTATTATTGCAGGTATTACTGGAATCGCAGGCGGAGGTCTTCTTGCTGCTCTATCTGGAAGCGAAGAGCTATCCAATGCAGCTTCAATGACTACTGCTGATAGTGAGGCGCTTGCTGCTGCAGGTGGCTTAACAGTAATTTTCTCAGTGATTGCTTTAGTAATTGGTATCGCTTTGATTGTTTTTGCAGTATTAATCAAACGTAATGCTAAAGTATTCGGTATCTTGACGCTTATAGCTGGCGTTGTAGGTTTCTTCTTAGTAGGACTACTTTGGGTTGTTCCAGGCATTCTTGCAATTATCGCAGGTATTATGTGCCTAGCGAGAAAAGTACCAGCTTCTTTAAGCTAATTTTATAGATAGGCTGTAACAAGATGAGCAATCATTTTGTTACAGCTTTTTTTTTGGATAAAATTATTAAAAAAGTAAATCCTTACAATATTGTTCACGTTTTATTCACATTTCGAGCTGGTTGCTAGAAAATTATTCCTAATTTAGTACTTTATATATAAAAAACGAGAGTATAATATTAGTAGTTAAGTTTAAATTACACAATTAATTTTACTTCTAGGAGGAATAAATAATTTAATGAAAAAAATGATGACATTATTGTTACTTGCTTTATCTGTCTTTATAATTAGTTTTGTTAGCTCACCAAAGCATGCTTCTGCCGATACTACTGACATTTTACAAGCTCCAAAGCCAATTAATGAGATTTTTCCAGATGAAGGCGTGGCTCAATTAGTTGCTAGAGAAACCGGGAAAAGTACAACTAGTGAAGTTTCGCAGGCCGATTTGGATGGAATCACGAAGCTGAACGATACTATCCAAAGTAGTAGAACGGTGCCGATGATCTATTCTTTAGAAGGTGTAGAATATCTTCATAATCTAAGAGAACTGGCTATTCCAAACCATTCTGTCAGTGATATTTCCGCATTAGAAGGATTAGCAGAGTTGAGAATAGTAGATATTAGGTATAGTAATGTAAGCGATTTGTCGCCGCTTAGTAAGTCAAAAGAAATAACACATTTAGATGCGATAGGGAACAATATAAGTGATATAAGTGTATTTAGTTCATTTTCAAAAATAAACCAAGTAGTTCTTGGTGAGAATAATATAAGTGATATAAGTGTTTTAAAAGATTTCCCAGCGGACCAATTTGTTTATATTTATTTGGATAATAATAAAATTAAAGATATTAGTCCACTTTCTGGTAAAGCATTTCATCAATTGACACTTAATGATAATGAGATAAGTGATGTTAGTCCATTAAGTACAATGACGCTATATTCAGACTATGCATTTACGGATAACTTTTACATTGATATTAGTAACAATCACATTAGCGATATCAGTCCTTTAAAAAATACTGGTTTTAGCAAATTAAACTATTTTTATGCAGAAAACCAAAGTGTTACGAGCCCGTCAAAAACTTTTTCCAATGATTTAACACTGGAGAATAGTGTGAAGAATATCGAAGGAAAGGCGATAACACCTGAAATAATTAGTAATAACGGTAGCTACTCTGGTTCTATGCTAAATTGGCAACTTCCTAACTTTGTAGCGAATGTAGATTATTCGTTTTCTGAGACGAACCAAATTGGTCAAACTACAGGAGTTTTTAGCGGTAAAGTCTCACAACCACTAGTTGATGGATTTACCGTGACATTTGATAATGAAGGTTCCATTTCTACAGAATCCTATAAAAGCGACGTAATAATTTCTGAGCCAACTGAACCGACCAAAGAAGGATTCACTTTTGAGGGATGGTATGATGCGTCAACAGGCGGAAAGAAATGGGATTTTGCGACAGATAAAATGCCGGCTAATGATATTACGTTATATGCCCAGTTTACTGAAACAAAAACAGAACCTGCAAACCCAGTATTTCCAGTTGAATCAGAAGAATCAACAGACTTGGGAGATTCAGAAGACTCAGCAAATCCAAGTGTTACTGAAGATACTTCTAAACTAGAAATAGCAGAAAAAGCAACTAAAAATAAAACAACACAAGCATCAGAAAAGGCACCAGAAAAAATAGCAACAAGCGAATTGCCGAAAACGGGAGATAGTTCACCGTACTTAATTTTACTAGGATTAGTTCTTGTTGGAGCATCCGTTTTCGCTTGGAAGAAAAAACAAGCATAATCATATAAAAGAAAAACCGACAAAATTATTTGTCGGTTTTTTAGTCGTTATTATTTAGAAGTTTTTCTCCAAATAATTAATGCAGAAGTGAAAACTAGTAAGCCTGTAGCTACTTGTTTTACGGGATTATTGTCACCAGTATTCGGTAACTTTTTTGTATTTCCAGTGCTATTTCCAGCCACTTTTCCAGTCTTATTTTTAACCTCATTTTGAGTAGCGGGAGTGACTGTTGTGTCTATGTTACTTGTTTTCTTGTAAACAAAGATGACTTTTTCCGGTGTTTCTCCAAAAGTTCCATTGATGTTGGTTGGAGTTGCTTCCAGTTGATAGCCGGGGATACTTTTCGGTTTTACATTGTAAGCATTTCCGACAGTACCGGTTAAGGTTGAAGGGGTGCTAATTATTTTATTGTTAGAGTCGACATATTGTACCTCAAGGATAGCTGATCTTTTGGAACTTCTATTTTTCGTATAAACATAATTAATGGTTTGCGCTTCTAATGTATAAAGTCCGTTTGCGTTTGCTGGTGTTTTTGTCAGTGTATAACCAGGGATTTTCTTTGGTTTGGAACTGTATTTAGCATCTAGCAAGCCTGTTAATGTGTCGGCTGAGGCAATGGTTTCGCCGGTATTGCTCTTATAGTTTACTGTGATGTCCCCACCAATTGGCGGCTGTTCCACGATAATTGGAACGCGTACTTTCGCAAAAGTATTGGAATCTGTTGATAAGGTACTTTTGATAATAATGAAGCCTTCTCCGGGCGTTTTCGCGATACCATCAGAGAGAATAGAAGAACCATCGTCCTCATACTTAAATTCATGTGTATCAAAAAGTGCTTTTCCAGAAGCTAAACCGAGCTGGGATTTGTCTGGTGTTAATTGATTAAAGTCAGCTTTATACGGAACAGTAATAGGTTCACCGTTATAAACTAATTGATCTTGGCCTTGTCTGTAATCGTAATGTTCTAGCATATTTCCACCATTATTAAAGTCATCAAGATAGCCTGGAGGAATATCCGTCGTAATTTGATTTCCGCTCATGATCACAGCTAATGGTTTCAAATCAAGGGGAGGCCAGTAATTACTAGCCCAGTTAATCTTGAAAATCTCAGAAGGTAGCGAGATTAGTTTATTATCTCGAATGTTTAGGCTAGTTAAACTGGAAGATAATTGAGTAATGTTATCTGGTATTTCCTTGATAGAATTATTTTCTAATTGCAATGAATCTATAGCGGGCAGTTGAAAAACAACCATAGGAAACTCATGTAAATTATTGGAAAATAAATTTAATACTTCTAATTTCTTTAATTGACCTACGCTATCAGGAACCTCGCTCACTGTTCCGGAAATGACAGTCAGATTCTTTAAATTCTTAAAATCTGAAATATTTTCGGGAATAAAGGAAGCACCTTCTGGACTTAACATTGTAACAGTTTCTATGTCCGCTAATGTAATATCTTCGCGACTTTTATTTAGTCGTTGTTCGGTAGCTGCAATGAATGGTTCGTTATTTTCTAATTCTTCTTCCAACCAAGACACAGATTCCGCATTTGCTTTTGAAAAAAGAAAAGGGATTAGAGTGGCAAGTATCAGCAAACAAATTAAAAGGAGAATAATTTTTCTCAAGTTGTGGCACATCCTGTCTGTAATTTGTAAATTTGTCATATATTAGTTAATTATATTATTTTTCTATTTCAAACGAGTACTAAAAAAAGACCTCGAAATCGGCTTCATTTTGTTAAATGTGTCTAAAAAATGTCTATTTTACAAAATTGTAGAAATGGTAATTTGTGTGCGCGAAACAGTAATAAAAAATATTTTAAGCTTTTTTAAAACTGTTTTTAGCAGAGGAAAATTATTTATTGAGCACTTTAAATCGGAATGAAATAGCTGTATAACTTGGCTTTGCGAGCTTGTTTGGTTGGATTTGGAAGTGGAGGATATTTTGGGAAGTGGAATTTGTGCGAATAGTTTAGACACGAAAAGTCTGTTTTCAATCGATGGAGAAGGCGTTTTTTATGATTATTAATTTACACAAAATAGTCACAAAAACCATTTTTTTACTATTGTACAAGGAATTTCTATCAAATGAGATAGAGTATAATTTTAGTAGTAATAAAAACGAACTGGAGGCTGTGAATTAATGAAAAAAACAATTACTTTTCTTTCGGTAATGATGATATCGTTCAGTATTTTTAGCGTTAATCCACTTTCTGGATTAGCCTTTGAAAAGGGCGCTGCGACAACGGAGACCAAACAACAAGTTAATGCAACAAACGCGGCTACGGATATAGTTACTGCTCAAGATTTGGGAGGACAGACGTGGTTAATTAATGAAGTAAATAAACAACTCGCACCAAAAGCAGTTGGGGTAGATTTAACCTTCGAGGACTTGGCGAAAATTACTAGGATTACGATTACTGATCGTGGGCTTACGGGGGAAGTGCCGCCTGAAATTAAAAATCTTGTTTCATTAGAATTTTTGATTTTATACAGTAATAATTTAACTGGGACGATTCCTGCTGAACTTGGGGAATTAACAAAGCTAAAGGAACTTCGATTAGATTTCAATAAATTGACTGGAACAATTCCTGATGGCCTTGGAAATATTCCGTCGATTGCATTGCAGAGAAACAGATTAGTTGGCCAAATCCCTTTGAGCTTATATGAAAATAGAACAGGGAAAAATGAAGTAAATGTTTCGGGTAACCAAGTGACAATTAATAGTAGAGCACCTGAACCAAGTATTTACTCCTATGCAACTTTTATTTATCCAGCTACTACCCCGGAATATGGTGGGCATTTGAAGGCGACAACAACTTATATTAGCAACTTGGAAAATGATGCTTTTATTACGCCGTTTCTTCCAGGTAGTTCCACATTTATCGATTTACAAGCGGTATTTATGTTTGAAACGGAGCTCTATGAAGGGCACGAGGTAACAATTACGGATGATGCTTCCGGAAAACTGCTTTATGAGGGCGAGTTAACTTCTGATATCAGTATTTCTTTAAAGAGTTTAAGTTCTGGCTACCATAATATTCGTGTTGTACTCGATAATGCACCAAACAATCCGCAAAATCAAACAACATTTGGTATCAGCATTGTAAGTACGGTAGCGGGGGATTTAACAGTTAATTACATCGATGAAACCGGAAAAACCATTCACGAACCACAGACAGTTAGTGGGTTTGTAGGCGATGATTATGATGTAACAACCGACGAATACCAATTAGCAATTGATGGATATGAATTAGATAGTTCTAAATTACCAACTGATGCAATTGGCACATTTGATCACGCGCCATTGTCTGTAACGTATGTGTACAAAGAGAATCAAGGCGCGCCAGTCACGGTAAAATATGTAGATGAAAATGGTAACGAACTAACTACTTCTGACAATTTGACTGGCAAACTAGATGACACCTATCAAGCAGGAGCGAAAGAAATTGCTGGCTTTACGCTAGATGAGAGCAAACTACCAACCAATGCAAGTGGAATATTTGAAGCTGATCCGCAGGCAGTCGTGTATGTGTATAAAGCCGTGCCAGCAATGATTAAAGCGCATGACTCAATGATTTATGTGGGTGATAATTGGACTGCGGCAGATAATTTTGATAGCGTAAGTGATAATTTTGGTGCAGCAGTTTCCTTTGATGATGTGACGGTTGAAGGGACGGTGGATACAACGATAGCTGGCATTTACCCAGTAACGTATAGCTTTGCTGGAGAAAGTATCACTATTCAAGTAACAGTGAAAAATAAAGATATACCAGCGAACTCAGTTACACCATCAGATCCGAGCTCACCAAGCGAACAAAGTGCTTCAACTACACCAAAAACACCAGACAAACAAACAGCAAAATCGCCAACATTAAAAATAACGCCAACACAAAGTGAAACATCCACTGTAGCGGGTAAATTAAAACTTCCTACTACTGGGGATAATCTTTTGGATAGCATTATCTATAGTTTATTTGGCTTCATTGCTATATGTGTGGCATTTTGTTTATTCTTCTGGCGTAAAAAGCAAAAACATAGCT belongs to Listeria swaminathanii and includes:
- a CDS encoding MucBP domain-containing protein, translating into MKKTITFLSVMMISFSIFSVNPLSGLAFEKGAATTETKQQVNATNAATDIVTAQDLGGQTWLINEVNKQLAPKAVGVDLTFEDLAKITRITITDRGLTGEVPPEIKNLVSLEFLILYSNNLTGTIPAELGELTKLKELRLDFNKLTGTIPDGLGNIPSIALQRNRLVGQIPLSLYENRTGKNEVNVSGNQVTINSRAPEPSIYSYATFIYPATTPEYGGHLKATTTYISNLENDAFITPFLPGSSTFIDLQAVFMFETELYEGHEVTITDDASGKLLYEGELTSDISISLKSLSSGYHNIRVVLDNAPNNPQNQTTFGISIVSTVAGDLTVNYIDETGKTIHEPQTVSGFVGDDYDVTTDEYQLAIDGYELDSSKLPTDAIGTFDHAPLSVTYVYKENQGAPVTVKYVDENGNELTTSDNLTGKLDDTYQAGAKEIAGFTLDESKLPTNASGIFEADPQAVVYVYKAVPAMIKAHDSMIYVGDNWTAADNFDSVSDNFGAAVSFDDVTVEGTVDTTIAGIYPVTYSFAGESITIQVTVKNKDIPANSVTPSDPSSPSEQSASTTPKTPDKQTAKSPTLKITPTQSETSTVAGKLKLPTTGDNLLDSIIYSLFGFIAICVAFCLFFWRKKQKHS
- a CDS encoding MucBP domain-containing protein translates to MRKIILLLICLLILATLIPFLFSKANAESVSWLEEELENNEPFIAATEQRLNKSREDITLADIETVTMLSPEGASFIPENISDFKNLKNLTVISGTVSEVPDSVGQLKKLEVLNLFSNNLHEFPMVVFQLPAIDSLQLENNSIKEIPDNITQLSSSLTSLNIRDNKLISLPSEIFKINWASNYWPPLDLKPLAVIMSGNQITTDIPPGYLDDFNNGGNMLEHYDYRQGQDQLVYNGEPITVPYKADFNQLTPDKSQLGLASGKALFDTHEFKYEDDGSSILSDGIAKTPGEGFIIIKSTLSTDSNTFAKVRVPIIVEQPPIGGDITVNYKSNTGETIASADTLTGLLDAKYSSKPKKIPGYTLTKTPANANGLYTLEAQTINYVYTKNRSSKRSAILEVQYVDSNNKIISTPSTLTGTVGNAYNVKPKSIPGYQLEATPTNINGTFGETPEKVIFVYKKTSNIDTTVTPATQNEVKNKTGKVAGNSTGNTKKLPNTGDNNPVKQVATGLLVFTSALIIWRKTSK